ACCACTATTAAAAATAATACTGAGGAGACAATCGGTGATTAATGCCAACAAAGGTATATcagtaaaaaacacagaaatcacttaTGGCACCTTGCAAAATTGTTTTTGAACCATGAGGAGCCACAGAGGACTGATATAAGAAAGTCCATGTGGGTGTTAagtagggatagaccgattatcggcgccaatatttggcattttgacgcatatcggcatttgcctttttttttaatccgacggccgataagagatcaatttaaaactgggttattttggctctgatgcagccgcaccactctgtctgcagtcactactctgtctccagcattgtcccgcctgcagcaccatctgattggttacatgcagagccacggcacgggtaacagccaatcagcagtgaaagctgtgcatgcacagtgctcacacacgctgaacaactctgctttttgcaccacaatctggtgctgctcaattgggactactaattgatttgagactcacatttctgtgcaaattttaaactttgatttatttactttataaaacttcaggaaggtatttatttatttatttaaaatttcagttaactttataagagatgctgcactttttgtttttgtttgaacttaaaacaaagataagtgatagctaaaataaaattgaaaaatgaaattttggaaaactttatttactgtagaaaactttagggagctatttatttgtttaagttttcatttaactttataagacatgctgctgagcctgagagctccctgcactttttttaaaaacaaagatgtctattgtctaagattaaaaaaaaaaacctttaacatgttgcaaatctgaaaagctgtttaataaacatatgcttaagggcatttaaacaaagttaagtgttggagtttgtattattcaaaattttgacgccaatattttcacttttactgcaaatgaatatcagctccaaatatcagttatcgGCCTCCatgactactaataatcagtatcggccctgaaaaaaacatattggtcTATCTCTCGTGTTAAGCTTTCTTGGAGTTCCACAACATCCCTGTTAATATCCTTCATGCTGACAACTGACCAGCAGGCAGACAGTAGTGATACATGGGGTGCCAGCAGTATCATCTGCCCATTCACACTCAAGGAAAACGTATCACATCTACACATTTTTTAGGTTACACAAGCATATTGATAGACTGGCAGTAAACTCAAGCCCGGcacacacattttctaaattttaCCCGATTTAGAAAATGTGCATAACCACATACATGATGACTAataacatttcacagttttgttcttatagtgtgtagtgtgcaacaaaaacaccaacatgGCACACCTCAAACAAACAGCTTCTGTCCACCGACAACCAGAATCTCAACTCTCAAAACTTGAAATCTTGCATGGTCGAATATGactttacagtaaataaacatggTGGACAACGATGCCTTTTGTCTGTTGTGCTTCCGTATTCAAACGGCTTGCCTCCTGATCGCCCGGTTCCACGTGATAATCAACAGAGTGCATGCTCTTACTGTCTGCCAAATTTTTAacattacaattacaaaaacaaaaaatgatgaaGTCATTAAATCCAAAATGCACCCAAGGGCTAGTGAGCATTCTTGTTGAAAAAACTGTTGCATGCAGCCCCTGATTTTGCTATCCCAAACGGAGTTTCAGACAATTCCACAACTACTTAATCTGAAGCATGATGTGGCCCTAGCTCTCTCTGTGATCACTTACTTTAAACGTTGTTGCCATTAAACTGGATCTATGTTTATCTGTCAGATGATGATTATGAACTGGTGATTTTACTGATATATTAGTGTAGTAACCCAGACAGTATTCTTCACCTGGTATCATTTATGACCTATAGTCTAATCACTGTTTTTAAACTAAGGTTTAAGCAGTTGAGACTCAGCAGAGCACAGACTGTCCCACTGTTCATCAGATCCAACAGAAATAGAATGAAGAACAACAGAGAGGACATTTTTGTACTGTTAATGTGAATGgagagctttaaaaaaaaacaaactgaaaacactagTGCAGGCATGTCATTTTTCTACAATTAGACTAAAAATTATTccaaaaatgaatttattatTTGAATAATGAATGACTAGTCAGTAGgtataaaattaaaacatataaaaatgaattcctaaattaataattacatttctgaatgcatttgaaaatgcagttttcaaGGACAAGTTACAAAATTCAAAGCTGAATTAATTTTCGTGCCAGCTTTCTTGTGCAGCATCTAGCAGCCATTAGAAGAGCTATAGCTCAAGGAACATCCCTTTTGCAAATGTTTTGCTAAGATGCAAGCACTATCCTCCAGTGTCTTCAGTAAAGATTATATAAGGTGCCAGACGAGCCAACAAGCCTGGAGTAGTGGAGCCTCCACAGTCAAACTAAACATGCATGCTTTTCATCTCCCTTCTGCCTGTAGAATAGCACCATAGTGTTGTAACAGCCAGGCGGGAATACTCACCGACATCGATGCATGGTCATTGTTGTTATTCTGAGCAGAGACACCCCCATACCAAGCAAAAAtggaagagggggagggaaggagggaaaggaCAGGAAAAGAAATGTGGCAACAATAAATGGACAGGAGGAGGTAAATTCGACTAGCGATATCTTACATGCTTAACAAGTCAACATAATAAAGGAGTAAAACAAATCAGTTACAGCTCTGTTCCAGTAAGAGGGTGTGGATGGGGAGACAAAAGACATTcttgaaaaacaagaaataaaataagctGGAACCAATTCAAGACATGACAAGAGATGTTGGAAAGAAGGGCAGGCAAGTGGCCCACAGCTGAACAGGCTGTCAGCTACCTGGGTAAAAAGACACATTTACTGACCAAGTCCTTCAAACCTTGCTGTCACCAAATGTGCCTTGTCTGGCAGAAGATAATGTCAATGTGTGCAAAAGCTATGAGTCAGTAACAGCACAGTTACCATGCATTATACACAGATCACCAACACATCACACTCAGTTCAACTTCAAAATTCACAATGTAAAACAATTCACTTTCAGAAAGTACACACACTGCAATAGGGATGTGATGGGATTTAGGGAAAACATAAAGAGGACAAAAAATAAGGAATTATTGCATCCCTATTATTAAGGCTTAAAtgaatcaaaaaacaaaaagacaatgaCAATCGTTTCCAGAAAGAGGCGGCTGGTTCAATCAGTCAGGGTTATTGGTAGGATCAGACTCACCGGGAGGTGTGTGAAGACCTGGAAGGTGGAACGCAAGAAGTTGATCAGGTCCATGAGGTATCCAGAGGCACGGCCGTCTGACTCAGCCATGCCCCATTCATAGTCTGCAAGCTGGATAAACTCATCAATCTTCTGGTTGAGTTTGGTATaaatctctccctctgcagcatGGCGAGCATCCTGGAAAATATCTTTTATTAACCCTTTTCATGAGACTTAAAAGAActaaatacagttttaaaaacatctcaCCTTAAGTCATCccaaaatagagaaataaattTACTGTTCCCaaacctgaactgaaaacaaGCTGTTATATTAGCATTTGCGGACTTAAATTTATCTAGAACTGCTCTCAAAGAAACAAGTCGTTAAACAAGCACAATCTATCACTgcatttatgttattttttttttatccatgtATTTTGGTGTAGTTGCAACACAAGGTTCTGCAACATCCACATTCATTATCTGACGCACACACATCTTATAAAACAACTCTTTTATTATCAGAACTTGTCCATTCAGTCCAATGACATTTGGAAAGCCTGGAGGAGTCAtatgattaaattattttatccCATTCATGTGTGAGGAGAACTAACAGGAACTCAGGCAGTTTGGCAGGAAGGCTATGATAGatccagttttggtgagcctgtgtccactgcagcctcagatttctctccttctctgacaGGAGTAGAACCTGGTGTGGTCTTTCATCCACCTCAAGGCTGGAGGTGTTGTTCACTCTGAGAttcttttctgctcaccacagtaGTAAAGAGTGGTTGTCTGAGTTTCTGtagccttcctcctcctctttctctttcttctcctgtcactttctgcaggtatttctacttctggagctgtagagtctgatctgtgatgacaagtctcctgctgctcctacaactccactcaacacctgctgtttttactatttacattacattactattattactactattgtattattgataccaatttatatttttatatggaatctgcactatgctatgttctcctgtccctaTTCTCAAGGTGTTTCTGCCCACAGAAATGCTGCTCACTGGCTGGGTTTTGTTTCTGGTTCTATTCTAAATAAAAACTCtggagactgttgtgtgtgaaaatcccagatcagctgtttcagaaagactcaaaccagcctgtctgacaccaacaatcatgccacagtcaaagccactgagatcacatttttcctaTTTCTGATGTCTGATGTGAACATGAATTGAAGcttctgacctgtatctgcaggattttGTGTGCCACACTGCCACATGATTGGATAATTGGCtaatttcatgaataaacaggTGAATAGGCGATCCTAATCAGGTGCTTGTTAAGAACATGATCAGAGTTCAGCCAAACATATGAGAGAGTTTTCTGCTTATTTAGCATGCTGTCAACAATCTGTTCTGGCTAAGATCACATTGCTTCCGGTAAGAGCAAGACAGCTGGTCAAGAGTTTGACTTTAGCACCGAGGACAAAGGAAATAATGACCATATAGAACTCTTTGGGTCAGTTTGTGTGAATTTGGAAATaatgaaaagcagcaacaacaaactgTATAAttaacacaaagacaaaatgaagaCACATAGAAGAACCCACATTACATTCATGTTTTACCTTGAATGTGGACAAGCCATAGAGTCTTGTGGTGTGAACCGTTTCAGGGGAGACATTGGTGATGTTTGTTATAAACTCCTCCAAGTACCTGCAGGCCTGCTCCAGGTGGGTGGTGTTAATGATGATCTGCACTAGCTACAGACAGAAGGTGACAGTTTTAGACTAAATGACATGAGTCCTTGGTTAAGATGATGTGTGCACATGATTAGTAACAGTAGTGTTGTTCCTACCTCAGTAAGTCCTATGTGAGGTTTCTTGATGAGGTTTTGCAGACAGCTGCTGAGTGTTCTTGTCAGCAGTAGGTTGGTTGATTTTCGCAGCATGTCGTCAATCTCTGTTGAACTGGACACAGAAACAACATTTCAACTGAAGTCGACATATTCTACAGTTGCAcaataaagaaacataaaagcagAGAAGATTAGAACTGTAGAAGTGTTGTAGTGTCCACTGAAACTGAGCATACAGTGACTGAACAGTGACCTACCTGCGGTGCAGTGACTCTGAGAACTTGAGGCTGGCGTAAATGAACTCTTTGACCTGTGTGTATATCTGAGGGACAgactgggacattggcagctTCTTAGGAAAGTCCTGCTGCTTACAGATAGAGGACAcacccaccccccccaccccccaaaaaaaattacaaaccaCAGAAAGCAACAGCATTAAATCTAACACACACCCAGGTTAATATTTTATAGGTTAAGTCATCTGGATAAATGTATCTAcgagggtcattcaataaataaggtgaatttttcgGTATAAGGACTCCtaatacagatagaagcttactttttttaattttttttttttgttttacttttttttcacatggatttaatttcttttgcagattaaaaaaaaactttgagagtTTTGGCGATTAACAAAGATGGCCGACCAAAAAGCATGCTCCAGGATTGAACAGCGGTCAGTTATCAAGTTTTTGGTTGCTGAAGGGTGCAAACCCATTGAAATTCATAGGAGAATGTCAACTGTGTATGGTGCCACatgtttcagccaaaaaaatgtctacaaGTGGGCTAAATTGTTTAAAGAAGGACGGAGCAGTGGGAAGGTGATGCTCACCGTTTTTTGGGATATGCAAGGCCCAATCACCATTTCATTCCTTGAAAAAGGAAGCACTGTGAACAGTGCTAACTACTGTGAACTGCTGAGGCAGGtcaagaaagacataaagaacaaaCGCAGGGGTCATCAGTCAAAAGGAGTCATCTTGCATCATGACAACGCAAGGCCTCACACAGCAGCCCAAACGGTGCAGACCATCAACGAGCTGGGCTGGGAACTGCTCCCTCATCCCCCTTATAGCCCAGACCTTGCCCCTTCAGACTTTCACCTGTTTGGTCCCTTGAAAGCGTTCACGAGAGGCACAAAGTTTGAAAGTGACGATGAAGTCAAAAGTGTTGTGAGCGACTGGCTGAGACATCAGTCCAAAGATTTTTACGCTGAGGGAATACGGAAGCTTGTACACAGATGGgaaaagtgtgtgacagtgctgggagactacgttgaaaaa
This region of Lates calcarifer isolate ASB-BC8 unplaced genomic scaffold, TLL_Latcal_v3 _unitig_5776_quiver_344, whole genome shotgun sequence genomic DNA includes:
- the LOC127141898 gene encoding histone-lysine N-methyltransferase SETMAR, which produces MADQKACSRIEQRSVIKFLVAEGCKPIEIHRRMSTVYGATCFSQKNVYKWAKLFKEGRSSGKVMLTVFWDMQGPITISFLEKGSTVNSANYCELLRQVKKDIKNKRRGHQSKGVILHHDNARPHTAAQTVQTINELGWELLPHPPYSPDLAPSDFHLFGPLKAFTRGTKFESDDEVKSVVSDWLRHQSKDFYAEGIRKLVHRWEKCVTVLGDYVEKLKKHRGRESD